In one window of Palaemon carinicauda isolate YSFRI2023 chromosome 2, ASM3689809v2, whole genome shotgun sequence DNA:
- the LOC137616294 gene encoding major facilitator superfamily domain-containing protein 6-like, with protein sequence MRVNRKLLPIKTHYFLQYAGSAFMIMVLPLIVRQKGVSAQGIGIVFTAMPMVGLIVNSFAGALADYFRAYKIIFLASIVSVIYGFTSVYYLSNIAVSDVDHPSVLNTSGDILETEDIVVKKKRRETHIPNIPSFLGHDVTENEDPIIPRIAPELATDKELLRLHDLNNTEDEDRKPKEEDAHDVGEESPRVFDIYSLVGFPQFWLIFLSVTAAHLGLNLCIMIADSVCFQILDSKRHKYGQQRLWGALGMGTMAIIVGAVVDKYSEHLPTPDYFPAVIFMAIFLTMDFVVVAAMDIPYAKDCKVKIGEVGSVVRRPQVISFLVAIYVISTSLGMLWVFKMLMIEDVAMKWNPNFKHLKLLQGLNLSIENFGGEMPFFFFSGSIILSLGHTVVLSLSLASMALRCCLYYFVSNPWWFLPIELLNGPSYGLFYAVMASYASHVAPPGAQATLQAIARAGFSMGLSTAGWVGGSLYLSLGGGGPMFLCMGLFNFAFCFIYSALNYGLNRCCPASDVAWRGQYEVANKTSLEMEQKKIDEDETSVQQALHRFM encoded by the exons ATGAGGGTCAATCGAAAGCTTTTGCCAATAAAGACTCATTACTTCCTCCAGTATGCAG GCTCAGCCTTCATGATAATGGTTCTGCCCCTCATAGTCCGACAAAAGGGCGTCTCTGCCCAGGGTATTGGCATCGTGTTCACGGCCATGCCTATGGTCGGCCTAATCGTCAACAGCTTCGCGGGCGCTTTAGCAGATTACTTCAGAGCTTACAAAATCATCTTTCTGGCCTCCATTGTTTCTGTAATATACGGTTTCACCTCCGTCTACTATCTGTCAAACATAGCCGTCTCTGACGTGGATCATCCGAGTGTCTTGAACACCAGTGGTGACATTTTAGAGACAGAAGACATCGTCgtgaagaagaagagaagagagacgCACATCCCAAACATCCCAAGTTTTCTAGGTCATGATGTCACTGAAAACGAAGACCCAATTATTCCAAGAATTGCGCCAGAGCTGGCTACTGATAAGGAGCTGTTGAGACTCCATGATCTAAACAACACAGAAGATGAAGACAGAAAACCAAAAGAAGAAGATGCCCATGACGTAGGTGAAGAAAGCCCCAGAGTTTTCGACATTTATAGCCTTGTTGGATTTCCACAATTTTGGTTAATATTCCTGAGCGTGACGGCGGCTCACCTGGGTCTAAACCTCTGCATCATGATAGCTGACTCAGTCTGTTTCCAGATATTAG ATTCCAAGAGACACAAGTATGGCCAACAGCGACTCTGGGGAGCCCTGGGAATGGGCACTATGGCCATTATTGTTGGTGCAGTTGTGGATAAATACTCGGAACACCTTCCCACGCCAGACTACTTTCCAGCCGTGATCTTCATGGCTATTTTTCTGACCATGGACTTTGTAGTGGTGGCAGCGATGGATATCCCCTATGCCAAAGATTGCAAAGTAAAGATAGGCGAGGTGGGAAGTGTCGTGAGACGACCCCAAGTTATTTCATTCCTT GTAGCCATTTATGTCATTAGCACTTCTCTGGGAATGCTCTGGGTATTTAAAATGCTAATGATTGAGGATGTGGCCATGAAGTGGAACCCAAATTTCAAACACCTGAAACTACTACAGGGACTCAACTTGAGCATCGAAAATTTTGGCGGAGAAatgcctttcttcttcttttccg GTTCTATCATCCTGAGCCTAGGCCACACGGTGGTTTTGTCCCTCTCTCTGGCATCCATGGCCCTAAGGTGTTGTTTGTACTACTTCGTCAGCAACCCATGGTGGTTCTTGCCCATAGAGCTCCTCAATGGACCCTCCTATGGCCTGTTCTACGCTGTTATGGCCTCTTATGCTAGCCACGTGGCCCCTCCAGGAGCGCAGGCGACTCTACAAGCTATTGCTAGAGCAGGCTTCTCCATGG GACTTTCAACTGCTGGCTGGGTTGGAGGCAGCCTGTATTTATCTCTTGGAGGCGGTGGGCCAATGTTCCTGTGCATGGGGCTGTTCAATTTTGCATTCTGTTTCATCTATTCGGCTTTGAACTACGGGTTGAATAGATGCTGCCCCGCAAGTGATGTGGCTT GGCGCGGCCAATACGAGGTGGCAAACAAGACTtcgttggaaatggaacaaaagaaAATAGACGAAGATGAGACTTCTGTCCAACAAGCGCTTCACCGGTTTATGTGA
- the LOC137623687 gene encoding uncharacterized protein produces the protein MVLPYSSGQLVRSLVRIPGSGLDRQAEPTILDLSKVSPLASTVPVPRSVPVALSRNKNVTSPPPPPSPSLDKLAKAAVQGQVSSAASTSHKRPREEDDEARQGSNSKVGRKDNSSPAQTQDSQTNRTTPVATVTVSLVPSQQIQQVTINGGPRQVLISCNGTVQLSNVQIVRAGPSGIQQASTTPSSQGGVSNGALLQEVNQLKKENEELNEKLKKFQNIFRNKDSLRYIANRVLKAQ, from the coding sequence ATGGTGCTTCCGTACTCTTCCGGTCAGCTCGTCAGATCTCTCGTTCGCATCCCAGGTAGTGGCCTTGATCGACAGGCTGAACCCACAATTCTGGACCTGTCAAAGGTGTCCCCTCTGGCGTCTACTGTGCCTGTGCCCAGATCAGTGCCTGTTGCATTGTCCAGAAACAAGAACGTGACCTCACCGCCGCCGCCTCCGTCACCGTCTTTGGATAAACTCGCCAAGGCAGCTGTACAAGGTCAGGTTTCGTCTGCAGCTTCAACTAGCCATAAGAGACCACGCGAAGAAGACGACGAAGCCCGCCAAGGGTCTAATAGTAAGGTTGGACGAAAGGACAATAGCTCTCCTGCGCAAACCCAGGATAGTCAGACCAACAGGACGACGCCAGTAGCAACAGTCACCGTCTCTCTAGTCCCATCACAACAGATTCAGCAGGTGACCATCAACGGGGGACCACGGCAGGTTCTCATTTCATGCAATGGCACGGTGCAGCTCAGCAACGTACAGATCGTGAGAGCTGGACCTTCGGGTATTCAACAAGCATCTACAACACCCTCATCGCAAGGAGGAGTTAGTAATGGAGCTCTGCTTCAGGAAGTCAACCAGTTGAAGAAAGAAAACGAGGAATTGAATGAGAAATTGAAAAAGTTCCAGAACATCTTCAGGAACAAGGACAGCCTAAGATATATTGCTAATAGGGTATTAAAGGctcaatga